A genomic stretch from Telopea speciosissima isolate NSW1024214 ecotype Mountain lineage chromosome 7, Tspe_v1, whole genome shotgun sequence includes:
- the LOC122668571 gene encoding FCS-Like Zinc finger 8-like — translation MSDSASETRDFLGQKLKSGSFFSFPGLFIGFNTKGSSDSDSFRSPTSPLDYKVFANLANPFMSPRASPNGPQKVGIAVRSALSKSILFGSQFRNPSSPKHLFDSVDSSLPKVHAVSSNSQLDSPCLQLDNSENVFGVRETRLELSEDYTCVISHGPNPRKTHIFGDCILECHGSELTFSKKEERVMELSPKVKCLNGSVLYPSDDFLSCCCACKKKLEQGKDSYMYRFVQYLCFLILYLLLILLIMAIDIRMIILNLVWFEYEFYRINLRWKRIGGK, via the exons ATGTCGGATTCTGCTTCAGAGACTCGCGATTTTCTGGGGCAGAAGCTCAAAAGCGGTTCTTTTTTCAGCTTCCCTGGTTTGTTTATAGGGTTCAACACAAAGGGTTCATCAGATTCTGACTCTTTTAGAAGCCCTACTTCTCCTTTGGATTACAAGGTTTTTGCAAATCTAGCCAATCCTTTTATGTCTCCCAGAGCAAGTCCCAATGGTCCTCAAAAAGTTGGGATTGCAGTAAGGTCGGCCTTG AGTAAGAGTATTCTGTTCGGATCGCAGTTCAGAAAcccttcttccccaaaacaTCTGTTTGATTCGGTTGATTCTTCTCTCCCTAAGGTCCATGCGGTTTCTTCAAATTCCCAGCTCGATTCTCCCTGTCTGCAACTAGACAACTCGGAGAATGTGTTTGGAGTCCGAGAAACCCGATTAGAGCTATCTGAGGACTATACTTGTGTAATTTCTCATGgtccaaacccaagaaaaacTCACATTTTTGGTGACTGCATTTTAGAATGTCACGGTAGCGAGTTAACTTTTtctaagaaagaagagagagtgaTGGAATTGTCCCCGAAAGTTAAATGCTTGAATGGTTCTGTTCTGTATCCCTCTGATGATTTTTTGAGCTGTTGTTGTGCTTGCAAGAAGAAGTTGGAACAGGGGAAAGACAGCTACATGTACCGGTTTGTTCAATATCTCTGTTTTTTAATACTCTATCTATTGCTTATCTTATTAATCATGGCTATTGATATACGAATGATTATTCTAAATCTGGTTTGGTTTGAGTATGAGTTTTACAGAATTAACTTACGTTGGAAGAGGATCGGCGGAAAGTAG